The Acetivibrio saccincola genome window below encodes:
- a CDS encoding glycoside hydrolase family 9 protein, with amino-acid sequence MKKFCVKFTILVMLFTLLFKTFYVSAKENFDYSTALKYSIYFYDANKCGPNAGDDNYFDWRGPCHTTDGSEIGIDLTGGFHDAGDHVKFGLPQAYSASILGWALYEYKDVFDYTGNTDKMLSTLKYFTDYLLKCYPKSGTFYHQVGDGDLDHTYWGAPEEQTGPRPVPYVVDKANPGSDVLGLTSAALSKMYLNYKDIDPKYANECLRVAKELYEMGKENPGKYQLTAFYASHSFWDDLAWAATWLYVIEKDSSYLAEIDNYLSHNTFLGESPFKNKWTMCWDDMYMAVFCKLSELTGEQKYIDAMEYNLDYWMNTITTTPDGLKYLDVWGALRYASAEAMLAMLYYEQTKDPALKEFAKSQIDYALGNNKNNMSYLIGFGSNYPKHPHHRAANGYTYAGGENANPAKHLLVGALVGGPDSQGNFVDDVNLFQHTEVAIDYNAAFVGATAAVIKHYGDFIPPQPTSSPKPTPDPDLIWHDIGDVNLDGIINTLDLALMQRYVLEIIDKLPYEDVENLKIPIADVNGDGVINSTDYMLMQRYVLEVISEFPVKYDIYGNKLN; translated from the coding sequence ATGAAAAAATTTTGTGTGAAGTTTACTATTTTGGTAATGTTATTTACACTACTATTTAAAACCTTTTATGTGTCTGCCAAAGAAAATTTTGATTATTCCACTGCACTAAAGTATTCCATTTACTTTTATGATGCAAATAAGTGCGGTCCAAATGCCGGGGATGACAACTATTTTGACTGGAGAGGACCTTGCCACACCACCGATGGGAGCGAAATAGGAATAGACCTTACAGGAGGCTTCCACGATGCGGGGGACCACGTTAAATTTGGTCTGCCACAGGCATACTCTGCATCTATATTAGGATGGGCATTATATGAGTACAAAGATGTATTTGACTATACAGGAAACACTGATAAAATGCTTTCCACATTAAAATATTTCACCGATTACCTTCTAAAATGCTACCCCAAATCCGGAACTTTCTATCATCAGGTAGGTGATGGGGATTTAGACCATACATACTGGGGTGCTCCTGAGGAGCAAACAGGTCCCAGACCGGTTCCTTATGTTGTTGATAAAGCCAATCCGGGATCAGATGTTTTAGGACTTACATCTGCTGCTTTATCTAAGATGTATTTAAATTACAAAGACATTGATCCAAAATATGCAAATGAATGCTTAAGGGTGGCAAAGGAACTTTATGAAATGGGTAAGGAAAATCCCGGTAAGTATCAGTTAACTGCCTTTTATGCTTCCCACTCTTTTTGGGATGATTTGGCATGGGCTGCTACCTGGCTGTATGTTATAGAAAAAGACAGTTCATATCTTGCAGAAATAGACAACTATCTTTCCCACAATACTTTTTTAGGAGAATCCCCTTTTAAAAACAAATGGACAATGTGTTGGGATGATATGTACATGGCGGTATTTTGTAAGTTATCGGAATTGACAGGGGAACAAAAATACATAGATGCTATGGAGTATAATTTGGACTATTGGATGAACACAATTACAACAACTCCTGACGGCCTTAAATATTTAGACGTCTGGGGTGCATTAAGATATGCATCTGCTGAAGCTATGCTTGCCATGCTGTACTACGAACAGACAAAAGACCCTGCATTAAAAGAATTTGCTAAATCCCAGATAGATTATGCACTGGGAAATAATAAAAATAATATGTCATACCTTATAGGTTTTGGTTCAAACTATCCCAAACACCCACACCACAGGGCTGCAAACGGCTATACTTACGCAGGTGGAGAAAATGCAAATCCTGCAAAGCACCTTCTTGTAGGGGCATTGGTGGGCGGTCCTGATTCACAGGGGAATTTTGTTGACGATGTAAACCTCTTTCAACATACTGAAGTAGCAATTGACTACAATGCTGCTTTTGTCGGTGCTACAGCTGCTGTAATAAAACACTACGGTGACTTTATCCCACCCCAACCTACTTCCTCACCTAAGCCTACCCCTGACCCTGATTTAATCTGGCATGACATAGGGGATGTAAATCTTGACGGCATTATTAATACCTTGGATTTAGCTTTAATGCAAAGATATGTATTGGAGATTATAGATAAACTTCCTTATGAAGATGTTGAAAATCTTAAAATTCCTATAGCAGATGTCAACGGGGACGGGGTTATAAATTCTACTGACTATATGTTAATGCAAAGATATGTATTAGAGGTTATATCTGAATTCCCGGTAAAATACGATATTTACGGCAATAAACTAAATTAA
- a CDS encoding Nif3-like dinuclear metal center hexameric protein, with the protein MSVKLSEIIKYIENIAPKSLAEDYDNSGLIIGRKEKDIKRVMVCLDVTSKVVEEAVEKNTDLIVSHHPLIFKGLKRINYDDVKGRIIYNLIRNDIAVYSAHTNLDVADGGVNEHLAEVLGLSELENLKRHRTLKLYKVVVFVPEENIDNVRDAMSRAGAGWIGNYSDCSFMIKGTGTFRPLEGTNPYIGSKGKLEFVDEIRLETVVPQEKLHAVIDEMIKSHPYEEVAYDVYPLNMEGKVYGLGKVGVLKTPVTLDDFIATVKEKLNAKSVRVIGSADKKIEKVAVFCGSFDESCIKDVLSKADILVTGDVKYHTAVEIAEMGMCVIDAGHFNTERIIVPKLVNILSDKFKNLDVFSNSVEEEPFITY; encoded by the coding sequence ATGTCCGTAAAGCTTTCAGAAATTATAAAATATATAGAGAACATTGCCCCAAAAAGCCTTGCAGAAGACTATGACAATTCAGGGCTTATTATAGGCAGGAAAGAAAAGGATATAAAGCGTGTAATGGTTTGTCTTGATGTTACTTCAAAGGTTGTAGAAGAGGCTGTAGAAAAAAATACAGATTTAATTGTATCCCACCATCCGCTTATATTTAAAGGGCTGAAAAGGATAAATTACGATGATGTAAAGGGCAGAATTATATATAACCTGATAAGAAATGATATTGCCGTGTACAGTGCCCATACAAATTTAGATGTGGCTGACGGGGGTGTTAATGAGCATCTTGCTGAAGTTTTAGGTCTTAGTGAATTGGAGAATTTAAAAAGACATAGGACACTAAAGCTTTATAAAGTGGTGGTTTTTGTACCGGAGGAAAACATAGATAATGTAAGGGATGCAATGAGCAGGGCAGGGGCAGGATGGATAGGCAATTACAGTGACTGTTCATTTATGATAAAGGGTACAGGGACATTCAGACCGCTAGAAGGAACAAATCCATACATAGGCTCTAAAGGAAAACTTGAATTTGTAGATGAAATAAGACTTGAAACAGTAGTTCCTCAGGAAAAACTTCATGCAGTAATAGATGAGATGATTAAATCTCATCCTTATGAAGAAGTGGCATATGATGTATATCCCCTTAATATGGAGGGAAAGGTGTACGGTTTAGGAAAGGTAGGAGTTCTTAAAACTCCGGTTACTTTAGATGATTTTATAGCCACTGTGAAAGAAAAGCTAAATGCAAAAAGTGTGCGTGTAATAGGAAGTGCAGACAAAAAAATAGAAAAAGTTGCAGTATTTTGCGGTAGTTTCGATGAAAGCTGTATTAAGGATGTTTTATCTAAGGCGGATATTTTAGTAACCGGGGATGTTAAATACCATACCGCCGTGGAAATAGCTGAAATGGGCATGTGTGTTATTGATGCAGGCCATTTTAATACAGAAAGAATTATTGTTCCTAAATTGGTTAATATATTAAGTGATAAGTTTAAAAATTTAGATGTATTTAGCAATAGTGTGGAAGAAGAACCATTTATAACTTATTGA
- a CDS encoding ISLre2 family transposase: MYNSIQHFNEFGVKRIEKKIKNFIEEGKDLADLVLGLKEDLFKLGRDILKEVLEDMDEYFRNCEIRKQYWEIIRKDKTAILTTFGTLSYNRTYFKHKENGNRQHLVDRIVGVEPHDRVSADVVINAIDEAADSSYRKAGEKATYIDEISKQAVMNKIHNIEIVEPEIKVDKKREVKILYVEADEDHVALQQKSILRQNEKGKRNTIMPKLVYVHEGIDFEKSNKKRKVLKNVRYFGGVYKNSEDLWLEVSEYIYKQYDVDFLETVYISGDGASWIRQGVNCLSKSKFVLDRYHLQKYVRVATTHLNDEAISQDLQEALNLSDKKMLTKVFKKIIEKTGDNENKIKAIKNAKRYILNNWDGIEIRSNRGIVGCSAEGHVSHVFSSRLSSRPKGWSRKGVEKMSKLIIYKKNGGKVYDIVMAQKQKKLASSRQEIQEKLIKELKKSSNRYESVWNSNLTVIHKGCKTGLYKELRRIIGICG, encoded by the coding sequence ATGTATAATAGTATACAACATTTTAATGAATTTGGGGTAAAAAGAATTGAAAAAAAGATAAAAAATTTTATTGAAGAAGGAAAAGACTTAGCTGATCTTGTTCTTGGTCTAAAAGAAGATTTATTTAAACTTGGACGCGATATACTTAAAGAAGTGCTTGAAGATATGGATGAATATTTCCGTAACTGTGAAATAAGGAAACAGTATTGGGAAATTATAAGAAAAGATAAAACAGCTATTTTAACGACATTTGGAACACTAAGTTATAACAGGACATATTTTAAGCATAAGGAAAATGGTAATAGACAACACCTAGTCGACAGGATTGTAGGTGTAGAACCACATGACAGAGTAAGTGCCGATGTTGTAATTAATGCAATAGATGAAGCAGCTGACAGCAGCTACAGAAAGGCAGGAGAAAAGGCGACATATATTGATGAAATCAGCAAACAAGCAGTGATGAATAAAATACATAATATTGAAATAGTTGAGCCTGAAATAAAAGTAGATAAAAAGAGAGAAGTAAAAATATTGTATGTTGAGGCCGATGAGGACCATGTAGCATTACAACAAAAAAGTATATTGAGACAGAATGAGAAGGGCAAGAGAAATACAATTATGCCAAAACTTGTATATGTGCATGAGGGAATTGACTTTGAAAAAAGTAATAAGAAGAGAAAAGTATTAAAGAATGTTCGATATTTTGGGGGAGTGTATAAGAATTCAGAAGATTTGTGGCTTGAAGTATCGGAATACATATATAAACAATATGACGTTGATTTTTTAGAGACGGTGTATATATCAGGAGATGGGGCGTCATGGATAAGGCAAGGAGTTAACTGTCTTTCAAAAAGTAAATTTGTACTTGATAGATACCATCTTCAAAAATACGTAAGAGTTGCGACCACACATTTAAATGATGAAGCAATAAGCCAAGATTTACAGGAGGCTTTGAATTTATCTGATAAAAAAATGCTAACAAAGGTTTTTAAAAAGATAATTGAAAAGACAGGCGATAATGAAAATAAAATAAAGGCTATAAAAAATGCAAAGCGATATATTTTAAATAATTGGGATGGTATAGAAATAAGGTCAAACAGAGGAATAGTGGGTTGTAGTGCTGAAGGTCATGTGAGTCATGTATTTTCATCCCGTTTAAGTTCAAGACCTAAAGGCTGGTCGAGAAAAGGTGTAGAAAAGATGTCAAAGCTAATAATATACAAGAAGAATGGCGGTAAGGTATATGACATAGTTATGGCACAAAAACAAAAAAAGTTAGCATCTAGTAGGCAAGAAATTCAGGAAAAATTAATTAAGGAATTAAAGAAGTCATCAAACAGGTATGAGAGTGTATGGAATAGTAATTTAACTGTTATTCATAAGGGGTGTAAAACTGGTTTATATAAAGAATTAAGGCGTATTATAGGTATATGCGGATAG
- the rplS gene encoding 50S ribosomal protein L19 — protein MDVIRAIEQEQLKTDLTNFDVGDHVKVHVKIKEGNRERIQIFEGTVIARRGSGIKETFTVRRVTYGVGVERVFPVHSPRVERVEVVRKGKVRRAKLFYLRNRVGKAAKVKTKLVRKTEGTE, from the coding sequence ATGGATGTAATCAGAGCTATTGAGCAGGAACAGTTAAAAACTGACTTAACTAATTTTGATGTGGGGGATCACGTCAAAGTACATGTTAAAATCAAAGAGGGAAATAGAGAGAGAATACAGATTTTTGAAGGAACTGTAATTGCAAGAAGAGGTTCAGGAATAAAAGAAACATTTACAGTTAGAAGAGTTACTTACGGTGTAGGCGTAGAAAGAGTGTTTCCTGTACATTCTCCAAGAGTTGAACGTGTTGAAGTTGTAAGAAAAGGTAAAGTCAGAAGAGCAAAATTATTCTATCTGCGTAATAGAGTTGGTAAAGCTGCTAAAGTAAAAACAAAACTAGTTAGAAAAACTGAAGGGACTGAATAA
- the dnaG gene encoding DNA primase: protein MQRFYPDELIEEIRISNDIISVVGEYIQLKRKGKGFFGLCPFHSEKTPSFHVDPVKQLYYCFGCGNGGSVIQFVMGVENLDYIEAVKFLADKAGILLPEGEDEKYKEIARKKKQILKINVEAARFFYEQIEDEKNSFAREYLASRGIKRRTVRKFGIGYSLKDWDALYKHLKAKGYDDDILLESGLVLKNKSGGYYDRFRGRIIFPIFDLRGNVLGFGGRVLDNSEPKYMNSPETMVYNKRKHLYGLNFAKNSSHKRIIVVEGYMDVISLFQFGIINTVASLGTALTESQGRLLKKYTEEIIISFDADTAGKAATIRGLDILDSIGCNVKVLEMPEGEDPDEFVKKYGADAFNSLINKSLSLVEYKIKALKSEIDTNNTEGKIIFLNKTADVLSKLDNDIEREMYIKKIAKEYEISQESIYAEVLKRIKPKKGFRAVVTNINTKSRFEKDKGKDEYQRAIKNERILLSLISIDNSLFNLVKDKISPESFEDEDNRRIAKAVFERLNSNKGLVPAELINLADNKNSNIFTRLLQEECNFEDNKKAILDIIKKMELFKLTKREREILNVISNSKDKTAEEVRNMKLELQQILYKKKSI from the coding sequence ATGCAGAGATTTTATCCGGATGAATTGATTGAAGAAATAAGAATCAGCAATGACATTATAAGTGTTGTTGGTGAGTATATACAACTGAAAAGAAAAGGAAAGGGATTCTTTGGTCTTTGTCCTTTTCACAGTGAAAAAACCCCGTCATTTCACGTTGACCCTGTAAAACAATTGTACTATTGTTTTGGTTGCGGCAATGGGGGGAGTGTTATTCAGTTTGTAATGGGAGTTGAAAATCTTGATTATATTGAAGCGGTAAAGTTTTTGGCAGATAAAGCAGGAATACTGCTGCCGGAAGGTGAAGATGAGAAGTATAAAGAAATAGCAAGAAAGAAAAAACAAATTTTAAAAATCAATGTGGAAGCAGCAAGATTTTTTTATGAACAAATAGAAGATGAAAAAAACAGTTTTGCAAGAGAATACTTAGCATCAAGGGGAATAAAGAGAAGGACGGTAAGGAAATTCGGAATAGGGTATTCTCTAAAAGATTGGGATGCATTATATAAGCATTTAAAAGCCAAAGGCTATGATGATGATATTCTTTTAGAAAGCGGACTGGTTTTAAAGAATAAAAGTGGTGGTTATTATGACAGGTTTAGGGGGAGAATTATATTTCCTATTTTCGATTTGAGAGGAAATGTATTAGGGTTTGGTGGAAGGGTTTTGGATAACTCAGAGCCTAAGTATATGAATTCTCCGGAAACAATGGTTTATAACAAGAGAAAGCATTTATATGGCCTTAATTTTGCCAAAAATTCATCCCACAAGAGAATAATAGTAGTTGAAGGCTATATGGATGTAATATCTCTTTTTCAGTTTGGTATAATAAATACTGTTGCATCCTTAGGAACTGCTCTGACTGAAAGTCAGGGAAGGCTGCTAAAAAAATACACTGAAGAAATTATTATTTCATTTGATGCTGATACAGCAGGAAAGGCAGCAACCATAAGAGGACTTGATATATTAGACAGCATCGGGTGCAATGTAAAGGTATTAGAAATGCCAGAAGGGGAAGACCCTGATGAGTTTGTTAAAAAATATGGGGCAGATGCCTTTAATAGTTTGATAAATAAATCGCTTTCATTGGTTGAATATAAAATAAAAGCTTTAAAAAGTGAAATTGATACAAATAATACAGAAGGGAAAATTATTTTTTTAAACAAAACTGCAGATGTCCTTTCTAAACTGGACAATGACATAGAAAGGGAAATGTACATTAAAAAAATAGCAAAGGAATATGAGATTAGCCAGGAATCAATATATGCAGAAGTTTTAAAAAGAATAAAACCTAAAAAGGGTTTTAGAGCAGTTGTCACTAATATTAATACTAAAAGCAGGTTTGAAAAAGACAAAGGCAAAGATGAATATCAAAGGGCTATAAAAAATGAAAGGATTTTGCTATCCCTTATTAGTATTGACAACTCGCTGTTTAATTTGGTTAAAGATAAAATTTCACCGGAAAGCTTTGAAGATGAAGACAACAGAAGGATAGCAAAAGCAGTTTTTGAAAGGCTTAATAGCAATAAAGGACTGGTACCTGCAGAACTTATAAATTTAGCTGATAATAAAAATTCAAATATATTTACAAGGTTATTACAGGAGGAATGCAATTTTGAGGATAATAAAAAGGCAATATTGGATATAATTAAAAAAATGGAATTATTCAAACTAACAAAAAGAGAAAGAGAAATCTTGAATGTAATTTCTAATTCAAAAGATAAGACAGCTGAAGAAGTTAGAAATATGAAGCTGGAACTACAACAAATATTATACAAAAAGAAGAGTATATAG
- the rpoD gene encoding RNA polymerase sigma factor RpoD has translation MKPNNDVKKAILYDLIEKGKQKGMLTYKEIMDAFEETELGSEQIEKIYETLENLGIDVVGDIEEELEDIQLTEEELDLSVPEGVSIDDPVRMYLKEIGKVPLLSAEEEIELAKRMEQGDEEAKRKLAEANLRLVVSIAKRYVGRGMLFLDLIQEGNLGLIKAVEKFDYRKGYKFSTYATWWIRQAITRAIADQARTIRIPVHMVETINKLIRVSRQLLQELGKEPQPEEIAREMNMPVEKVRDIMKISQEPVSLETPIGEEEDSHLGDFIPDDDVPAPADAAAFTLLKEQLIDVLDTLTPREEKVLRLRFGLDDGRARTLEEVGKEFNVTRERIRQIEAKALRKLRHPSRSKKLKDYLD, from the coding sequence GTGAAACCCAATAATGATGTTAAAAAAGCAATTTTATATGATTTGATTGAAAAAGGCAAACAAAAAGGAATGTTGACTTACAAAGAAATAATGGATGCTTTTGAGGAAACAGAGTTGGGGTCTGAGCAAATAGAAAAGATTTATGAGACATTGGAAAATTTGGGTATAGATGTGGTAGGTGATATTGAAGAGGAACTTGAAGACATTCAATTGACAGAAGAGGAACTTGACCTTAGTGTGCCGGAGGGTGTGAGTATAGATGACCCTGTCAGGATGTATTTGAAGGAGATAGGAAAAGTGCCTCTTCTAAGTGCTGAAGAAGAAATTGAGCTGGCCAAAAGGATGGAACAAGGGGATGAAGAGGCCAAAAGGAAGCTTGCAGAGGCAAATTTAAGGCTTGTTGTAAGTATAGCTAAGAGATATGTAGGAAGAGGTATGCTGTTTTTAGATTTGATACAGGAGGGGAATTTAGGACTTATAAAAGCTGTTGAAAAATTTGATTACAGGAAGGGATATAAATTCAGCACATATGCAACATGGTGGATAAGACAGGCAATTACAAGGGCTATTGCAGACCAGGCAAGGACCATAAGGATACCTGTTCATATGGTTGAGACAATAAATAAGCTTATAAGGGTATCAAGGCAGCTTCTGCAGGAGCTGGGGAAAGAACCTCAGCCGGAGGAAATTGCAAGGGAAATGAATATGCCTGTGGAGAAAGTCCGGGATATTATGAAGATTTCCCAGGAGCCTGTATCTTTAGAAACTCCTATAGGAGAAGAAGAAGACAGCCACTTAGGGGATTTCATCCCTGATGATGATGTTCCTGCACCAGCAGATGCAGCAGCATTTACACTTTTAAAAGAACAGCTTATAGATGTTTTAGATACATTGACACCAAGGGAGGAAAAAGTTTTAAGGTTAAGGTTTGGTCTTGACGATGGAAGGGCGAGAACTCTTGAAGAAGTTGGTAAAGAATTTAATGTAACCAGGGAGCGTATACGACAAATAGAAGCTAAGGCATTGAGAAAATTAAGGCATCCAAGCAGAAGTAAAAAATTAAAAGATTATTTAGATTAA
- a CDS encoding ferritin family protein, translated as MNNNAVEYTTYDRLLRAWENSMELVRDYEMYSKRIEDEKIKEVFKRFAEQEGKHASELRELLLEYKNKNSENVN; from the coding sequence ATGAATAATAATGCAGTGGAGTATACCACATACGACAGATTGTTAAGAGCCTGGGAGAATTCTATGGAGCTTGTAAGGGATTATGAAATGTATTCAAAGAGAATTGAAGATGAAAAAATAAAAGAGGTTTTTAAAAGATTTGCAGAGCAAGAAGGAAAGCATGCATCAGAACTTAGGGAATTGCTCTTAGAATATAAAAATAAAAATTCGGAAAATGTAAATTAA
- a CDS encoding tRNA (adenine(22)-N(1))-methyltransferase, whose product MELPGRLKLISHMVPECNIVSDIGTDHAYIPIYLVNNKKCKRAIASDIRPGPINIAKANIEEYGLSANIETRVGNGLDTIEDHEVDVIIIAGMGGVIIKDILERGIDKAKKANALILQPMTAVEVLHEWLCSNGFEVYDEKLVREENKIYDVIAARWTGKILSKDILYYYIGEKLFENKDPLLKIHIQNKINQLDKIISQMENMKEKDSNKRKEYINLREKYRKAITTI is encoded by the coding sequence ATGGAGTTACCAGGCCGCCTGAAATTAATTAGCCACATGGTGCCTGAGTGTAATATTGTCAGTGATATTGGAACAGATCATGCATATATACCAATTTATTTAGTGAATAATAAAAAATGTAAAAGGGCAATTGCATCTGACATAAGACCCGGCCCCATAAATATTGCAAAAGCAAATATAGAGGAATACGGACTTTCAGCAAATATTGAAACCAGGGTAGGAAACGGGCTTGACACCATAGAAGACCATGAAGTGGATGTAATAATAATTGCAGGTATGGGAGGCGTAATTATAAAAGATATTTTAGAAAGGGGCATAGATAAAGCAAAAAAAGCCAATGCGTTAATACTCCAGCCTATGACTGCCGTTGAAGTACTTCATGAGTGGCTATGCAGTAATGGTTTTGAAGTTTATGATGAAAAACTGGTGAGGGAAGAGAATAAGATATATGATGTTATTGCTGCAAGATGGACGGGGAAAATCCTAAGTAAGGATATTTTATACTACTATATTGGGGAAAAGCTGTTTGAAAATAAAGATCCTTTGCTAAAAATACATATTCAAAATAAAATTAACCAGCTTGACAAAATTATAAGCCAAATGGAAAATATGAAGGAAAAAGATTCTAATAAGAGAAAAGAGTATATTAATCTTAGAGAGAAGTACCGAAAAGCTATTACAACAATATGA